A stretch of the Conger conger chromosome 3, fConCon1.1, whole genome shotgun sequence genome encodes the following:
- the cxcl14 gene encoding C-X-C motif chemokine 14 has product MNRCTAALLLLVIAIYFLNVEAYKCRCTRKGPKIRYKDVQKLEFKPKHPFCQEKMIFVTMENVARFKGQEYCLHPKLQSTKNLVKRFRIWKDKNRVYEA; this is encoded by the exons ATGAATCGATGCACAGCTGCGTTACTTTTGTTGGTTATTGCCATATATTTTCTCAACGTAGAAG CATACAAGTGCAGGTGCACACGGAAAGGGCCAAAGATCCGGTATAAGGATGTGCAGAAACTGGAATTCAAACCTAAACACCCCTTCTGCCAGGAGAAGATGATCTT CGTTACCATGGAGAATGTGGCTCGCTTCAAAGGGCAGGAATACTGCCTGCACCCTAAGCTACAGAGCACCAAAAACCTGGTGAAGCGCTTCAGGATTTGGAAAGACAAGAACAG GGTCTATGAAGCCTAA